In the Campylobacter showae genome, one interval contains:
- a CDS encoding ABC transporter substrate-binding protein, with protein sequence MKFVLGFLLTLGLAFGGEFSIKDMRGAEVKIASPLERVATIDDGFVESVMTHLGVIDKVKLIGSWSMKRDYKYDFTTKAGEAYTLRGWNVMKYLHPWLNDLPCVNSPQGNVVNFEALANENPQLVILRIGDCTLRGSNKDAVEKTIATIEALGIPLAVIYAPRGAEIATMQEEMRVLGEIFGQKDKALKLFEYLDKTQKLVQERTANLKEDQKVSMLYMGLNPNIRKNGGVASAYGVNTPESFIIENIAGAKNAFRGDGSNVILSTEQLYAIDPDVIVLPTSNGYHPASELLSSADFEKLEELKAIKNKRVYAMPWSPMNCARRVEYPIDILIIAKAAYPQLFSDIKVHKFVLDFYKDVYGVSEEQAKALRSEQILDWTVEYDF encoded by the coding sequence TCAAAATCGCCTCTCCGCTTGAGAGGGTCGCTACGATCGACGACGGGTTTGTAGAGAGCGTCATGACGCATCTTGGCGTGATCGACAAGGTAAAGCTAATCGGCTCATGGTCCATGAAGCGAGACTACAAATACGACTTCACCACCAAGGCGGGCGAAGCTTACACGCTTCGCGGATGGAATGTCATGAAATACCTTCATCCGTGGCTTAATGATCTACCGTGCGTAAATTCTCCGCAAGGAAACGTCGTAAATTTTGAGGCCTTAGCAAACGAAAATCCGCAGCTAGTGATCCTTCGTATCGGAGACTGCACGCTGCGCGGCTCAAATAAAGACGCCGTGGAAAAAACGATCGCGACTATCGAGGCTCTGGGCATCCCGCTTGCCGTGATCTACGCTCCAAGAGGCGCCGAAATCGCAACCATGCAAGAGGAGATGCGGGTGCTCGGAGAGATATTTGGGCAAAAGGACAAGGCCCTAAAGCTCTTTGAATACCTCGACAAAACCCAAAAACTCGTGCAGGAGCGCACGGCAAATTTAAAAGAGGATCAAAAGGTCAGCATGCTCTACATGGGGCTTAATCCAAACATCCGCAAAAACGGCGGCGTAGCGAGCGCTTACGGCGTAAATACCCCAGAATCCTTCATCATCGAAAATATCGCGGGTGCTAAAAACGCCTTTAGAGGCGACGGCTCAAACGTGATTTTAAGCACCGAGCAGCTTTACGCGATAGATCCCGACGTCATCGTGCTGCCGACCTCAAACGGCTACCATCCGGCAAGCGAGCTTTTAAGCTCGGCAGATTTTGAAAAGCTAGAGGAGCTAAAAGCGATCAAAAACAAGCGCGTTTACGCCATGCCGTGGTCGCCGATGAACTGCGCGCGCCGCGTGGAGTATCCGATAGATATCCTCATAATCGCAAAAGCGGCCTATCCGCAGCTCTTTTCTGACATCAAGGTTCATAAATTCGTCCTTGATTTTTACAAAGACGTTTACGGCGTGAGCGAGGAGCAGGCAAAAGCTCTTAGAAGCGAGCAAATTTTAGACTGGACGGTAGAGTATGACTTTTAA
- a CDS encoding FecCD family ABC transporter permease encodes MTFKPGAFKSNLLFLFVLLGALLLCMIAALMLGDYKISIAKILDVLNLKIFDIPAAGISKMDQTVIFEIRMPRILTAVIVGFALSNAGAIYQACFKNPLVEPFILGASSGAALGAALAILFSGIFFNIALSAFAFSFFAVFLSYTLAKNGGIVPVVGLILSGVIVSSIFSACVSIVKYVSEDAQLREITFWMMGGLYYSKWQSLGEIALVTGVCFLALCTLAWKLNLLSLGDDQARSLGINPEKYKLIFITIATLMTAVCVANVGIIAWIGLIMPHVARLISGPDNRWVLPLSGLIGALYLLICDTLARTVAMAEIPVGIITSLVGAPFLIALLRSKAKELLK; translated from the coding sequence ATGACTTTTAAGCCCGGCGCTTTTAAGTCAAATTTACTATTTTTATTCGTTCTTTTGGGCGCGCTTTTGCTCTGTATGATCGCGGCGCTCATGCTCGGGGATTATAAAATTTCGATCGCTAAAATTTTAGACGTTTTAAATTTGAAAATTTTTGACATCCCCGCCGCAGGCATCTCTAAGATGGATCAAACCGTCATCTTTGAAATCAGAATGCCTAGAATTTTAACCGCCGTGATAGTGGGCTTCGCGCTTTCAAACGCGGGCGCGATATATCAGGCCTGCTTTAAAAACCCGCTCGTGGAGCCCTTTATACTGGGAGCTAGCTCGGGCGCGGCATTGGGTGCGGCGCTAGCGATACTATTTTCGGGTATATTTTTTAATATCGCTTTAAGCGCGTTTGCTTTTTCGTTTTTTGCGGTGTTTTTGTCCTACACGCTCGCAAAAAACGGCGGCATAGTGCCCGTGGTGGGTCTTATCCTGTCGGGCGTCATCGTAAGCTCGATATTTTCGGCGTGCGTATCGATCGTAAAATACGTCAGCGAGGACGCGCAGCTAAGAGAGATTACATTTTGGATGATGGGCGGGCTGTACTACTCCAAATGGCAAAGCCTAGGCGAGATCGCCTTGGTCACGGGAGTTTGCTTTTTGGCGCTTTGCACGCTTGCGTGGAAGTTAAATTTACTAAGCCTGGGCGACGATCAGGCAAGAAGCCTCGGCATAAACCCCGAAAAATACAAGCTTATATTTATAACGATCGCTACATTGATGACCGCCGTATGCGTGGCAAACGTGGGTATCATCGCCTGGATCGGACTCATCATGCCTCACGTCGCGCGCCTAATTAGCGGCCCGGATAACAGATGGGTGCTGCCGCTATCGGGGCTCATAGGCGCGCTGTATCTGCTCATATGCGATACGCTCGCGCGCACGGTAGCGATGGCTGAGATTCCCGTGGGCATCATAACCTCTTTGGTGGGCGCGCCCTTTCTCATCGCGCTTTTAAGAAGCAAGGCAAAGGAGCTGCTAAAATGA
- a CDS encoding ABC transporter ATP-binding protein codes for MILQTKNLSFSYGGFGLEDVSIEIKRGSICGLLGTNGSGKSTFFNCCMKFLSIKGGEIYVDSQNTKHKSPAWMAKNIAYVAQHTELHFPFFVRDIVLMGRSTHVKSLFGFSKEDKRAVSEAMEFIGISHLADKKMNELSGGQRQLVFIARALAQDTPLILLDEPTSALDFKNQITLWKILKKIAAGGKTIVICTHEPNHILWFCDEVIVFNGGRIVSKGSVAQVLNDELLTEIYGDVCTFERLAQKEVILPKL; via the coding sequence ATGATACTGCAAACGAAAAATTTATCCTTTAGCTACGGCGGATTTGGCCTCGAAGACGTAAGCATTGAGATCAAAAGAGGCAGCATATGCGGGCTTTTGGGCACTAACGGCAGCGGCAAGAGCACGTTTTTTAACTGCTGTATGAAATTTCTAAGTATCAAAGGCGGCGAAATTTACGTTGATTCGCAAAACACGAAGCACAAAAGCCCCGCGTGGATGGCTAAAAACATCGCCTACGTCGCGCAGCATACCGAGCTGCATTTTCCATTTTTCGTAAGGGATATCGTCCTAATGGGGCGCTCCACGCACGTAAAGAGCCTGTTTGGCTTTAGCAAAGAGGACAAAAGGGCGGTGAGCGAGGCGATGGAGTTTATCGGCATCTCGCATCTAGCGGATAAAAAGATGAACGAGCTTAGCGGCGGGCAGCGGCAGCTAGTTTTTATCGCTAGGGCGCTCGCGCAGGATACGCCGCTGATACTGCTTGACGAGCCCACGTCCGCGCTTGATTTTAAAAACCAGATCACGCTTTGGAAAATTTTAAAAAAGATCGCTGCGGGCGGCAAGACGATCGTCATCTGCACGCACGAGCCAAACCACATCCTTTGGTTTTGCGACGAAGTGATAGTATTTAATGGCGGGCGGATCGTCTCAAAAGGCAGCGTCGCACAGGTCTTAAACGACGAGCTGCTGACTGAAATTTACGGCGACGTCTGCACCTTTGAAAGGCTCGCGCAAAAAGAGGTGATCCTACCTAAGCTTTAG
- a CDS encoding response regulator transcription factor gives MKKILLVSDDVEMQLNLNAALYRFNIRIVRFENLSELKEDYYNGNRYIFYVIDVKTKDLANFESVKFLRDNGSLTPVMILVDKAIPALYKKIYYAKYDDFMVKPFLPEEFLFRVFRNCRILLGSKFELKNGAIYDKNSLTLHINGTNIMLGKKEGLFLEILAKNAPHVVTIQELEWSIYKDEEVSSDRLRSLVRQLRAKLPFELIKTVRSIGYSLEE, from the coding sequence ATGAAGAAAATTTTGCTCGTTAGCGACGACGTGGAGATGCAACTAAACCTCAACGCCGCGCTTTACCGCTTTAACATCCGCATAGTTCGTTTTGAAAATTTAAGCGAGCTAAAGGAGGATTATTACAACGGCAACCGCTACATCTTTTACGTCATCGACGTAAAGACGAAGGATCTAGCAAATTTTGAGTCGGTCAAATTTCTGCGAGATAACGGGAGTCTAACTCCCGTTATGATCCTCGTAGATAAGGCCATCCCCGCGCTTTATAAGAAAATTTACTACGCCAAATACGACGACTTTATGGTTAAGCCGTTTTTGCCGGAGGAGTTTTTGTTTCGCGTGTTTAGAAACTGCCGAATTTTGCTCGGAAGCAAATTTGAGCTAAAAAACGGCGCTATCTACGACAAAAACAGCCTCACGCTGCACATAAACGGCACGAACATAATGCTCGGCAAAAAAGAGGGATTGTTTTTAGAAATTTTGGCCAAAAACGCCCCGCACGTAGTAACGATCCAGGAGCTTGAGTGGAGTATCTATAAGGACGAAGAGGTCTCGTCCGATCGCCTGCGCTCGCTCGTGCGCCAACTACGCGCAAAGCTACCCTTTGAGCTAATCAAAACCGTGCGCAGTATCGGGTATAGTTTGGAGGAGTAG
- a CDS encoding cytochrome c3 family protein has protein sequence MKISKKVLALIILVSGIIGFLVVLPVHYALEETSGEKFCVVCHEMDPMVIAYSSDVHSGKGKSGVRAKCVDCHIPHDNLAKYVLVKAKNGLMEGYIHFFKDPEAIDWHKNREKREHFVFDNGCVSCHTNLVDNKLTSPQAQKMHAHYQSLLNTDKQLTCASCHAEVGHSGLNNMLNYWKPEYKIYEKKAAIKKEEIKKAYFGEDYVGPKVENKEGNATKK, from the coding sequence ATGAAAATTTCAAAGAAAGTACTAGCGCTTATTATATTAGTAAGCGGCATTATAGGGTTTTTAGTCGTACTTCCCGTGCATTACGCCCTAGAAGAAACTAGCGGAGAGAAGTTTTGCGTAGTATGCCACGAGATGGATCCTATGGTTATAGCTTATAGTAGCGACGTACATAGCGGCAAAGGCAAAAGCGGAGTAAGGGCTAAATGCGTAGACTGCCACATACCTCACGACAACCTAGCCAAATACGTCCTAGTTAAAGCTAAAAACGGACTAATGGAGGGATATATTCATTTCTTTAAAGATCCGGAGGCTATAGACTGGCATAAAAACAGAGAGAAAAGAGAGCACTTCGTATTTGACAACGGTTGCGTTAGCTGCCATACGAATTTGGTAGACAATAAACTAACAAGCCCGCAAGCTCAAAAGATGCACGCTCACTATCAAAGCTTGCTAAATACGGATAAGCAACTAACCTGCGCTAGCTGTCACGCCGAGGTAGGCCACAGCGGGCTAAACAATATGCTAAACTACTGGAAGCCTGAATACAAAATCTACGAAAAGAAAGCCGCAATCAAAAAAGAAGAGATAAAGAAGGCTTATTTCGGGGAGGATTATGTGGGGCCTAAAGTGGAAAATAAAGAAGGCAATGCCACCAAAAAGTAG
- a CDS encoding cytochrome c3 family protein, whose protein sequence is MKHKAFLALCASMLLCSFAFSAGTPSAKITSLVDLNVTDELRAKHPLKPHHEKLSFTCLDCHEGQGNDASKFKSIGDKGCLSCHGDKKKIAKRLEYMDLLKANPHNSVHDGPTLYCDECHNEHKKSTNMCTECHEHEVPQWMGVTP, encoded by the coding sequence ATGAAACATAAAGCGTTTCTCGCCTTGTGCGCATCTATGCTGCTATGCTCTTTTGCATTTAGCGCAGGAACCCCAAGCGCAAAGATAACGTCTTTAGTCGATCTTAACGTCACCGATGAACTGCGAGCCAAACACCCGCTAAAGCCTCATCACGAAAAGCTAAGCTTCACCTGTCTTGATTGTCACGAAGGACAAGGAAACGACGCTAGTAAATTTAAATCTATCGGCGATAAAGGCTGTTTATCCTGTCACGGCGACAAGAAAAAGATAGCTAAAAGACTAGAATACATGGATCTGCTAAAAGCAAATCCCCACAACTCGGTTCACGACGGCCCTACGCTATACTGCGACGAGTGCCACAACGAGCATAAAAAATCAACCAATATGTGCACGGAGTGCCACGAACACGAAGTTCCGCAATGGATGGGGGTAACGCCATGA
- a CDS encoding flavocytochrome c, producing the protein MQEQMSRRDLLKLGMAGAGALALGAVNAQASALNVKDVKFDEEWDVIIIGSGFAGLAAGLKAAQKGSKVLILEKMGRIGGNSVINGGGMAVANNPVQAKTNIKDSKELFIADCLKAGLGINHTELLETLVDRGMDAYNFLLENGVQFKEHCAHFGGHTVARSLLTTNDSGSGYIQPMLEKFEALKDKGCELRRRAKFDDFVLDDDGRVVGVTIREEYRFDDKLYSDDLENTSGTKKTLKANKGVVLAAGGFCRDKAFRKLQDPRIPDDVDSTNHPGATAGALLKAFEIGAYPVQVDWIQFGPWASPDEKGFGTAPILTQQGTFKYGIAVDIRTGKRFMNELADRKTRADAEFKILREKPGAYPITFADTKMAFKDLSEEIIQKGMGSGKLVGECATLDDIAKKYGVPADALKESVKKYNEGVKAKKDEFGKQESALSEINEAGPFYVIRLSPKPHHTMGGLKINTKAEVISSKTNKPIPGLYAAGEITGGTHGASRLGTVAITDCIVFGMIAGENI; encoded by the coding sequence ATGCAAGAGCAAATGTCAAGACGCGATTTGTTAAAGCTAGGTATGGCGGGTGCGGGCGCGCTCGCGCTGGGTGCGGTAAATGCGCAAGCAAGCGCGTTAAACGTAAAAGACGTCAAATTTGACGAAGAGTGGGACGTGATCATCATCGGCTCAGGCTTTGCGGGACTTGCGGCGGGCTTAAAAGCGGCGCAAAAAGGCAGCAAGGTACTAATCCTGGAAAAAATGGGTCGCATCGGCGGTAACTCCGTAATCAACGGCGGCGGCATGGCGGTCGCAAACAACCCGGTGCAAGCAAAAACTAACATCAAAGACAGCAAAGAGCTGTTTATCGCCGACTGTCTAAAAGCCGGTCTTGGTATCAATCACACCGAGCTTTTGGAGACATTAGTCGATCGCGGTATGGACGCGTATAACTTCCTTCTTGAAAACGGCGTTCAGTTTAAAGAGCACTGCGCGCACTTCGGCGGTCATACCGTAGCTCGCTCGCTGCTAACTACAAACGATAGCGGCTCAGGCTACATCCAGCCGATGCTTGAAAAATTTGAAGCGCTAAAAGACAAAGGCTGCGAGCTTCGCCGCCGCGCCAAATTTGACGACTTCGTGCTAGACGACGACGGCCGCGTCGTGGGCGTGACGATCAGAGAAGAGTATAGATTCGACGATAAGCTTTACAGCGACGACCTAGAAAATACGAGCGGCACGAAAAAAACGCTAAAGGCAAACAAGGGCGTAGTTTTGGCTGCGGGCGGATTTTGCCGCGATAAGGCGTTTAGAAAGCTTCAAGACCCGAGGATTCCGGATGACGTCGATAGCACGAACCACCCGGGAGCGACTGCTGGCGCGCTACTAAAAGCATTTGAGATCGGTGCGTATCCGGTGCAAGTAGACTGGATCCAGTTTGGTCCGTGGGCGAGCCCGGATGAAAAGGGCTTTGGCACCGCTCCGATTTTGACGCAGCAAGGCACGTTTAAATACGGCATCGCGGTCGATATACGCACCGGCAAGCGCTTTATGAACGAGCTAGCCGACCGCAAAACCCGCGCGGACGCCGAGTTTAAAATTTTACGCGAAAAACCGGGCGCATATCCGATAACCTTCGCCGACACCAAAATGGCGTTTAAAGACCTAAGCGAAGAGATCATCCAAAAAGGCATGGGTAGCGGCAAGCTAGTCGGCGAGTGCGCTACGCTAGACGATATCGCTAAAAAATACGGCGTGCCTGCGGACGCACTTAAAGAAAGCGTCAAAAAATACAACGAAGGCGTCAAGGCTAAAAAAGATGAATTCGGCAAACAAGAAAGCGCGCTAAGCGAGATCAACGAAGCTGGACCGTTCTACGTCATCCGCCTATCGCCGAAGCCTCACCACACCATGGGCGGACTAAAAATAAATACCAAAGCCGAGGTCATCTCAAGTAAGACGAATAAACCGATCCCGGGCCTCTACGCTGCAGGCGAGATCACAGGCGGTACGCACGGCGCGAGCAGGCTAGGCACGGTTGCGATAACCGATTGTATAGTTTTCGGAATGATAGCCGGAGAGAATATCTAA